From the genome of Brassica oleracea var. oleracea cultivar TO1000 chromosome C4, BOL, whole genome shotgun sequence:
GCTTCATCATCATGAAGCATCAGATAGTCTGGAAACTTGGACTCTTTAAGAGTAGAGGAACAAGTAGCTCTCTGTGAGCATCTCTTGAAACTCGGAACCTTTGTCAAACCCCTAACCATCCTTGAACTCGGCTTGGTGTTAACTCCATGACGAGATTCATGTTTCAGACCGGGTTGGTTCTTCTTCTGATTAAGTCTACTCTTGTTCTCCTTCCTTGCCTCAGAACTAGAGGTGCCTTTCATGTAATTAGGCGACATACCTGTCCCTTTAACAACAACAAGATCATGTTTCTTTGGTGGTGTTTGTGGCTTACCTGATTGAGAAACAGGACTGTCTATAACCTTCCTTTTAGGTTTGGTCCGCTTCTTCATCATCATCATCTCAGGTCCAAGGCTCTTGAGATGCTCTTGACCAAACCGAGTTTCAGGCTGGAGATTATAAGACTCGGTTGCTTGACAAGTCTTCCTCTGAACCATCTTCATAAAGTCTTTGCTTTGCCTGAAGACAAAGCTACTGTTTGTTTTAGAGCACAAGAAGAAGAAATAAAACGTAAGATTCTCTTTTGTTTTTTCAATGGTAGTAGCCTAAGGATACGTATGCGTTTTTGTCTTAGTGCCTTTATAACTTTATGTGAATTTTGTTCAGACTTGAAATATTTTGAATATAACTTTGTGATTTGGACAAGCACTGATAAAGATATTGATTTTGGATGGTCGGTCCAGTTTCTCTTTTATTATTGGTGGGGTGAGCCAACATCTCCATGTAACACGAGCAAAAGATAATACTTTTTTTTTGAAACACTTTTTTTTTTGAAACACATTTTGTTCTTTTGTCTTCTGCCAAGTTTTTTTTTTTTTTGGCTCCTCTGACCCCACAAATTAACAAAGTGGGCTATCATATTATATAGTTTTAAATGTTTGATTTGTATTTCAGTGTATATAAACAAGTTTGGTATCTGCAAATATCTATAATCAAAGGCTCAAAGCCATACCAAAAGCATTTCGTTATTGGAGAAACCGACGATTATTTTTCTGGTTTTAGTCCACAAAGGTGTGTCCAGAAAGTATAATATGACTTTCTCACGCATATTGCTTTCTAGAATAAGGAGTATCAACATCTGAATTATTTTACGTATGTTGCAAACAAACAGTCGTTGTTCTTCTTTTATTGTTTAATATCACGATAGAACTAGTTTTGTTGATATGGGTGAATTTTTGAAGCTTGAATGCTCATGATCCATGAGTCATATATAATGCATTCAAGTAAAGAATCTGAGAGTGTTTCATCAGAATAATACATAATGCATCGTATGATTTTAAAGTTACATTCCTCACCTCGGTTCTCTCATGATTTTAAAATCAAATTTAACTTTTCTGTGGGGTAATCACAAAGAGCCTCATTTTGTTTTGACTCCTTCCCTTTTTGACTTCCATCTTTCATACAGTAAAAAGAGTGTTTAGTACACTTATCATATACTCCTCCTCATATATCAAAATCTTTAGTCAACATACGTTTTTAAACTGTTTGTATCTATTGTAGTGAGGAAAGTAAAAAACAGTTTTTGACACACAAAAAAAGAGTTAAAAGAAAACACTCGCAGACAACTCAAATTATTGACACATACGAGTTTTGCGGCTTCACTTTGTTGTGCTTGAGGAGGACGATGTGGAGGTGTCAAGAGCACTGGTGGAGGAGTATGGTGGAGGAGTCCAGAGACCAACAGGAGGAGTATAGAGACCTGGTTGAGGATTCCAGAGCCCTGCTGGAAGAGTCCTGGTTGGGCTGAGATCTTGAGCTGGGACAAACTCCATCAAGCGACCAGTATAATACTCAACTGAACCAGGGGGAAACTCGTGGAAAGGGGGAGTTGAAATTGTCGCTGGAGAAGGTGGGGGAGAGAGCGGTGGGGATGGAGGTGGTGAGGGTGTAAGAGTCCGGTATAAGGATGGGGATTTAGCCGGTGCACACCTGCGGACAACAACATCGGGAGATCCATAGATCTCCATGTCACCTGAGATGAAAATAAGAGATTCAGATCTCTCATTCAGATTTCAAAATGATAAAATTAGAAACGAGAGTTACCTTCTGAGTAGATGCAAAGGGGCATTTTAACTCTGTTAATGCTGTATTCCTTCTGAAANNNNNNNNNNNNNNNNNNNNNNNNNNNNNNNNNNNNNNNNNNNNNNNNNNNNNNNNNNNNNNNNNNNNNNNNNNNNNNNNNNNNNNNNNNNNNNNNNNNNGATGATGGTCGAGTCACTAAGATTGAAGAGAATCTGAGTTTAATGGCACGAAACTTCAACAAGTTTGTCAAGCGTATGGAGAAAGCGTATGGGCAATTCTGCTGAATAGACTATTTTTTTATCGCAAAAATAAACCACAAAAAGAAAAATGACCAAAATGTTTCATTTAATAGGTAAAAATATTTTTTTTTCCAAAATTTTTTAAATTTTTGTTTTCAAATTTTCTTTTTGTAATTCGATAAAACTTTTATTTTCAAATTTTTAATATTTATTTTTTTATTTTATAAAATTTTAAATCTTAATTCCAAATTTCCATCCTCTTAACTCTAAACGCTAAGGTTTGAATTAGTTAATGAAACATTTTGGTCATTTTAATCTTTAGAGTTTATATTTGTAACAAAAAAAAATTTTTAGTGCTATCGTAGGGTATTTCCCAAATATTATTTTGAGAGTTATATAATTTGACAATGAAAATAAATGTTATTTCGAAGGTTAATCTATTGGTAAATTTAAAAAGAAAATTTGAAGCTTTTTGTTTGAACGTTACATATTAATATCTTCTTAAACCCCAATAAAATCATTACATATAAAAATTAAATAGAACAAAATCACATCTCCTTTTTTGGTGTAAGAAATCTCTCTTGCATAAAATACTAAAATATGTGGTTTCGTAGATCTAGAAAGTAGACCTGAATCTTTATCGTGTTCTCTATCACCTGAGTTTCTTGAACTCTATTTGTTTTCTTGTGAATAAATATGATGTGCATTTTTCTAATTATGCTATGAATCTTGAATAGTACAAAAAGAAGAAGAAAAAGTTATAAATATGTTGTAAGTTCATGAAAAAAAGAGAAAGGAGAAAGGAAAAAAAAAATCAGTTACAAAAAAAAGAGAAAGGTGTTATGAAAAGAACTGGAATTTTATTGTATCGCGGGAATTTAAATAAGGGCAAGATTTATACCCGTAGAATCTTTAACACTGATAGAAAGAGTTTATTATAGAGGGAAGAGAAGGTTCAGGGATGCGATTTACAATGAACGAAACGTTCGTATATATAGAAATAAATTTACTGTGCAAATAGTGCAGCGGACCCCACATCTTTTTATATTTTCAACAAAAGCGGCTCCTCCTCCTATTTTTGACTTTCGTAACACTCCCCCTTGGGGGGCGGTGTCACTATCCGCTCTTGCTTAATGTCTTTGTTGCCTCGTTAAAAACCTTTTTAGGAAAACCCAATGGGAAAAACCATAGTAAGGTAAAAAGAGTATAACTACGTAAGCTCCCCCTCGAATGAGTAGTCATAGATCCTTCTGATGACGCATTCCAATGTTATGGACATGTTTTCTGAACACTGAAGTTGGAAGTGATTTTGTTTAGAGGTCATCTGCATTGTCGCATGATTGGACATATCTTACTTCAATCTCTTTCTTCTTTACGAGCTCTTGAGTGTATGAGAAGAACTTCGGATGAATATGCTTCGTTCTATCGCTTTTAATATATCCGTCCTTTGTTTGAGCAACACATGCTGCATTATCTTCATATAGAATAGTTGGCTCCGTATNNNNNNNNNNNNNNNNNNNNNNNNNNNNNNNNNNNNNNNNNNNNNNNNNNNNNNNNNNNNNNNNNNNNNNNNNNNNNNNNNNNNNNNNNNNNNNNNNNNNNNNNNNNNNNNNNNNNNNNNNNNNNNNNNNNNNNNNNNNNNNNNNNNNNNNNNNNNNNNNNNNNNNNNNNNNNNNNNNNNNNNNNNNNNNNNNNNNNNNNNNNNNNNNNNNNNNNNNNNNNNNNNNNNNNNNNNNNNNNNNNNNNNNNNNNNNNNNNNNNNNNNNNNNNNNNNNNNNNNNNNNNNNNNNNNNNNNNNNNNNNNNNNNNNNNNNNNNNNNNNNNNNNNNNNNNNNNNNNNNNNNNNNNNNNNNNNNNNNNNNNNNNNNNNNNNNNNNNNNNNNNNNNNNNNNNNNNNNNNNNNNNNNNNNNNNNNNNNNNNNNNNNNNNNNNNNNNNNNNNNNNNNNNNNNNNNNNNNNNNNNNNNNNNNNNNNNNNNNNNNNNNNNNNNNNNNNNNNNNNNNNNNNNNNNNNNNNNNNNNNNNNNNNNNNNNNNNNNNNNNNNNNNNNNNNNNNNNNNNNNNNNNNNNNNNNNNNNNNNNNNNNNNNNNNNNNNNNNNNNNNNNNNNNNNNNNNNNNNNNNNNNNNNNNNNNNNNNNNNNNNNNNNNNNNNNNNNNNNNNNNNNNNNNNNNNNNNNNNNNNNNNNNNNNNNNNNNNNNNNNNNNNNNNNNNNNNNNNNNNNNNNNNNNNNNNNNNNNNNNNNNNNNNNNNNNNNNNNNNNNNNNNNNNNNNNNNNNNNNNNNNNNNNNNNNNNNNNNNNNNNNNNNNNNNNNNNNNNNNNNNNNNNNNNNNNNNNNNNNNNNNNNNNNNNNNNNNNNNNNNNNNNNNNNNNNNNNNNNNNNNNNNNNNNNNNNNNNNNNNNNNNNNNNNNNNNNNNNNNNNNNNNNNNNNNNNNNNNNNNNNNNNNNNNNNNNNNNNNNNNNNNNNNNNNNNNNNNNNNNNNNNNNNNNNNNNNNNNNNNNNNNNNNNNNNNNNNNNNNNNNNNNNNNNNNNNNNNNNNNNNNNNNNNNNNNNNNNNNNNNNNNNNNNNNNNNNNNNNNNNNNNNNNNNNNNNNNNNNNNNNNNNNNNNNNNNNNNNNNNNNNNNNNNNNNNNNNNNNNNNNNNNNNNNNNNNNNNNNNNNNNNNNNNNNNNNNNNNNNNNNNNNNNNNNNNNNNNNNNNNNNNNNNNNNNNNNNNNNNNNNNNNNNNNNNNNNNNNNNNNNNNNNNNNNNNNNNNNNNNNNNNNNNNNNNNNNNNNNNNNNNNNNNNNNNNNNNNNNNNNNNNNNNNNNNNNNNNNNNNNNNNNNNNNNNNNNNNNNNNNNNNNNNNNNNNNNNNNNNNNNNNNNNNNNNNNNNNNNNNNNNNNNNNNNNNNNNNNNNNNNNNNNNNNNNNNNNNNNNNNNNNNNNNNNNNNNNNNNNNNNNNNNNNNNNNNNNNNNNNNNNNNNNNNNNNNNNNNNNNNNNNNNNNNNNNNNNNNNNNNNNNNNNNNNNNNNNNNNNNNNNNNNNNNNNNNNNNNNNNNNNNNNNNNNNNNNNNNNNNNNNNNNNNNNNNNNNNNNNNNNNNNNNNNNNNNNNNNNNNNNNNNNNNNNNNNNNNNNNNNNNNNNNNNNNNNNNNNNNNNNNNNNNNNNNNNNNNNNNNNNNNNNNNNNNNNNNNNNNNNNNNNNNNNNNNNNNNNNNNNNNNNNNNNNNNNNNNNNNNNNNNNNNNNNNNNNNNNNNNNNNNNNNNNNNNNNNNNNNNNNNNNNNNNNNNNNNNNNNNNNNNNNNNNNNNNNNNNNNNNNNNNNNNNNNNNNNNNNNNNNNNNNNNNNNNNNNNNNNNNNNNNNNNNNNNNNNNNNNNNNNNNNNNNNNNNNNNNNNNNNNNNNNNNNNNNNNNNNNNNNNNNNNNNNNNNNNNNNNNNNNNNNNNNNNNNTGTCATATTCTCATCAGTAGATGTTGAGTAGTTCAAGATCATACAAGGATGTGAATCTGTCAAGCAAGCGTGGGATACACTCATAAATCACTTTGAAGGAAATACCAGTGTGAGAAGGACACGCCTTGATCATCTAGCCTCTAAGTTTGAGAACCTGAGAATAAGTGATGATAAGCCGATTGATGGATTCATATGCAAGATCAGTGAATTGGCAAGTGAAGCGTCTGTTCTTGGCAAGAAGTATGAAGAAAATGATTTGGTGAAGAAGCTGCTAACGTGCTTACCACCACGGTTTGAAGCTTTTAAAGTTGTACTCACACTGGCTGTTGACACAGATGAGATGAATTTTGATCAACTCTCAGGCATTTTGAAGGTGCATGATCTTGAGAAAAACAACCGACAATCTACTAATCAGAAGAGCATTGCTTTCACAGCTGAGTCTAAAGATGATGGTCGAGTCACTAAGATTGAAGAGAACCTGAGTTTAATGGCTCGAAACTTCAACAAGTTTGTCAAGCGTATGGAGAAAGCGTATAGGCAATTCTACTGAATAGACCATTTTTTTATCACAAAAATAAACCACAAAGAGGAAAATGACCAAAATGTTTCATTTAATAGGTAAAAATATTTTTTTTCCAAAATTTTTTAAATTTTTTTTTCAAATTTTCTTTTTGTAATTCGATAAAACTTTTATTGTCAAATTTTTAGTATTTATTTTTTTATTTTATAAAATTTTAAATCTTAATTCCAAATTCGTAGATCTAGAAAGTAGACCTGAATCTTTATCGTGTTCTCTATCACCTGAGTTTCTTGAACTCAATTTGTTTTCTTGTGAATAAATATGATGTGCATTTTTCTAATTATGCTATGAATCTTGAATAGTACAAAAAGAAGAAAAAAAAGTTATAAATATGTTGTAAGTTCATGAAAAAAGGAGAAAGGAGAAAGGAAAAAAAAATCAGTTACAAAAAAAGGAGAAAGGAAACTTTTTGAGCATGGAGATTAAAGACGTTTTTTAGTTTACCTGGACTTTAACATTCTTCTTCCAACTTGGCAGTACGTCTATCAATCCACAGCATATTGGTATTCTTCTTTTTCTCATTTCATTGGAAAAAATCTCTTTCGAAGTCTATTGTTGTACCATCATTTGGCTAAAAACATTTTGATATGGATCCAGAACTGTAGATTTGGCGATGTGGATACATCATTAGAAGTTTTAAATTTTTTATTCTTTTTGGTCAGAAGTTGAAAGTTAAGAGAATTTACGATTTCTAATTGCAAGAAGAAACGAATTCGTGAGTTAATTTCTTCTAGAGAAAAATACACAGTTCAAAGATAATGAGATCATGGGTGTAGTGTGAGAAATATAAGGATTTTTTTTTGTTTTACATAGAAAATAAATAAATAGAAGTCAGTTACTAAACAAAACTGTTTTAAGCATTTAAGTTTTACTTTTTTCTTGCATTTTTTTTAAATCCATGTGTCAAAATTTTGTTAGATAGATTACTTGTGATTTATGTTTACAGGACAGGGGTCATTTTGTAGAAAGAGTGGATCGGTAGATGTCATGATGGGGGCAATGAATCTTCGCAAAAGTTTGTCATCTCTGCATGCTGAATGTGAAGCACTAATTTGGACAATGGAATGCATAAAGACCCTTCAATATTTTGATGTAGTTTTTGCGAGGATTGTTCTCAGCTGGTGAAGATAGTGTTGAAACCTGAAGAATGGCTTGCTTTCTCTACAGACATGGAAGAATTCAACCGCAGTAAGACTTTCTTCCCCTACTTCCGGATCATACATATTCTTAGAGCACAAAATACCTTGGCGGACAAGCTTGCACGCGGTGCGAGGAATTCTCCTTCAGCTTTGATTTATGTCGATTCAACTTTACCGGTTTGGTTCGCTAGACCGGTTGGAGCCTTTAGTTAGTTTCAAAGAAGATCTTCTGTTGGCGATATTTTAGGAAGTAGAATATTTCCTTTCACGGGTACTTAACGAGGGCATCTATTCTAAGACTAGGAAGTCAAGGAAGTTGTGTTGGCGATATTTTAGGAAGTAGAATATTTCCTTTCACGGGTACTTAACGAGGGCATCTATAAGTGTTTTAGGTCAAGCGTTAAGAGAGAAAAAGCTATAGCAAGAGGTTTGTTCTTGTCGGCTTCAGAAATCGAGTGAAAGGTTTTCAGCTTGTATTTCTGTAATTTAGAGATTAGAAATTGGTCCGTCGCTAGTCGTGTGTGACTGAGCATAAACCGGATTAAACAGATCTAGGAGGATTGTTTAAAAGATTTTTAATATACAAGAAAGTGTTCTTGAAAGATTTGTGTACGGTTCATATTGGAGTGTCTCTGAACTTTCATTTGGTATCATAGCAGGAAACCTCTGTGGTATCAAGTACTACTTACAGGTTGAGATCCTGCGGATTTCATGGACACCATGAAAGAACTCTTACACATTCATAAGCCTATCATGCTGGACAGTACCAACTTTGGTCACTGGAAAGTAAGGATGCAACACATCATCAGAGGGGTTGATGAAGATGCATGGACATCTGTAGAAGATGGTTGGAGTGCTCCTACCATTGTCCTACTAATCAGAAGAGCATTGCTTTCACAGCTGAGTCTAAGGATGATGGTCGAGTCCCTAAGATTGAAGAGAACCTGAGTTTAATGTCATGAAACTTCAACAAGTTTGTCAAGCATATGGAGAGAGGTGGTGGTAGATTCAATGGACGTTACCAAAAGGATGATAATGAGAGGAGTAGCTCTCAGCACTCAAAGCATGATTCTAGCAAGAACACAAAGAAGTGTCATGAGTGTGAAGGTTACGGACACTTCAGGAGCGAGTGTCCCCTTGCTAAGAGAAAAGAGCAAAAATGTATTGAGTGTAAAAGAATTGGGCATACACGCAGTGAATGTCCTAGCATTCTCAAGAAAGAGAAGTCTCTCATGTGTTTCAGTGACACTGAATCTGAAAGCGACAATGAAGAAGGTGAGATGCACCTAAACTTCATGGCTCTAATTGGTCGAGAAAGTGGAAAAGATATTGATGCTGACAGCGAGGATGATGATGATCTTGAACAAGATCTTTAAACTGAGTACAAGACTCTGTTTGACAAATTCTCAGATCTTAGTCATGAGAATCTCAAGCTTCTCAAGGAGAAAGCAATGATGAAAGCTCAGATCAACATACTGGAACTTGATCAGCCTCCCACTAAGACAAGAACTTACTCAATTTACCGAGAGTCAGATCAAGAAGTTCTTGCACTAAAGAGAGCAATGACAGAGCAGGAACGAGTTCGTAAGGAAGCTGAAGCACACGTACAAAGATTGAGCGATCTTTTAGCCGCAGAGACTGATCGAAGCAGGCTACTTGAAACTCAACTAACTGAAAATCACAAGAAGGTCTGCGTGCTCTCATCTGGTACTGCAACTCTTGATCACATACTTACATTGGGACAGTGTTCGAGTCTCAACACCGGTTTGGGATAGAAAGGATCTTCCTCAAAGGCTACTGAAACGAAGTTTGTGAAGGAATCTCCTAATGAAGAATAGAAACCTGAAGAGAAAGGAGTCCCTGCTGAAAGAAACAAGAATGTCCTTCCTAGACTAAGAAGACTTGGAAACGGATGTCAGTTCTGTGGGAAACGAGGACACAACGCCAGATTTTGTTACTTTCGAAGACATCAGTATGAGAGAGCATGGAGGTTGAACCTGTGTTTCACCGAACCAACTGCTTACGGGTTGCATATAGATAGCCAAACGTGATCTGTATCCGAACTACAAAGAGAACACTCACGCTAAGATAAACACCAGTTCTTTTAAGTCACACACTGAAGCAGAAAATGATCTAGTTTGCAACCTGGTGCGAGTGCAAGTAGACACAGAGATCGTTAGTAATGTTGCTTATACCTCTGCTGAAGAAGCATCACAATTGCAACTTCCCTGGTATTTTGATAGTGGGTGCTCAAAGCATATGACTGGAAATGAAGACTATCTTGAGAAACTCGAATTCATCAGAGGTGGAAAAGTTACTTTTGGAGATGGAGGACAAGGTAAAATCCGTGCAATTGGAATAACCTCTAGACCTGATGTGCCCACACTCTCAAATGTTTACTTTGTTGAGGGTCTCAAGGCAAATCTGATCAGTGTGAGTCAACTTTGTGATGAGGGATTAGAGGTTATCTTCAACAGCAAGGAATGTCGTGCCGTTGACGCAAGAAACAATGTCGTGTTGAGGGGTATTTGTTTAGGAAACAACTGCTATCTTTGGAGACCTTCGAACGTGTGTTTTGCGGCTGCTGAATCCAAACATGATCTCTGGTACAAGAAACTGGGTCACATGAACACAAATGGACTCTTCAGACTCGTAAATGCTGAAGTAGTAAGAGGTGTCCCTGATTTGGAGAAACAAACAGAGACAGTATGTGGAGCATGCTGCCAAGGAAAGCAAGTCAAGGTACAACACAAACAAATTTCAGATATTGGAACTGGTTCATATGGATCTTATGGGTCCTATAACTCCTGAAAGCATTGCTGGTAAGCGATATATTTTTGTATTGGTTGATGATTTTTCCAGGTATACAGGGGTGGACTTCTTACGCAACAAGTCTGATGCTCTTGAGAGTTTCAGAATCCTGGCTCTTCAACTCAAACAGGAAAAGGGAGGAATCATTCAGATTAAGAGCGATCACGGGGGTGAGTTTTAGAATGAGCAGTTTGATAAGTTCTGTCACAGTCAAGGTATCCGTCATCAGTATGTCGCTCCGAGAACTCCTCAACAAAATGGGGTTGTGGAAAGAAAGAATAGAACATTGCAAGAAATGGCTAGAGCAATGCTGTGTGGAAACAGTGTTCCATCTGGCTTTTGAGCGGAAGCAATCAACACTGCGTGCTACGCGATAAATCGAGTCTATGTCAAGCCAAAGACCAAGACTACTCCTTATGAGATTCTCAAGGGTAAAACACCAAATCTGAGTCACATGCATGTGTTTTGATGCTTGTGCTACATTCTGAATGATAAAGAAAATCTGGGAAAGTTTGAAGCAAGAAGTGACGTAGGGATGTTTCTAGGATACTCAGTGAACAGGTCAGCCTACCGTGTGTTTAATCAGCGTACCAAGTTTGTTGGTGACAATGTTAACATCATCTTTGATGATGGCATTGGGTTCTATAAGACTCGAGTAACACAGACAATAGACGGTGTAACACCAAGTTCTTCAAGACAAACTGAAAACGAAGCTGAGGATGAAGTGAAAGAGGAGTCTGAAGAAGACAACGAACCTGAGATGACCAAGGTCGATCTTGATCAAGGAAAAGTACACAAAAACCACTCATCTTCAGATGTGATTGGCGGATTGTTTGATGAAAGAGTTACAAGAAAGAAACAAATCAACTTCAAAGAGATGGTCAAGTTGGCGTGTTTCGTGGTGAAAATGAATGAAGTGGAATGCTTTGTGTCGCTCATTGAGCCTAAGAACATTCAGGAAGCATTAGATGATGAATTCTGGACTGAATCGATGCACCTGGAGCTTGAACAGTTTGAACGACTCCAAGTGTGGGAACTGGTACCAAGACCAAAGAATGTAAACATCATTGGAATCAAGTGGATTCACAAGAACAAGACTGATGAGAAAGGGAATGTCATTAGAAACAAATCGCGGTTAGTTGGACATGGATACTCTCAGATAGAAGGAGTAGACTTTGATGAAATCTTCGCTCCAGTTGCGAAACTTGAATCAATACGACTACTATTTGGTATGGCTTGTAACCTGAGAATCAAACTCTATCAAATGGATGTCAAGAGTGCTTTCCTAAACGGTGTATTACAAGAAGAAGTCTACGTAACATAACCAAAAGGGTTTGAGGATCCATATTTTCCGGATCACGTCTACAAACTCAAGGAAGCTCTCTATGGGTTGAAATAAGCTCCACGAGCTTGGTATGACCGTCTGACGGAGTTCCTCGTACAAGCTAGTTTTCAAAGAGGTGGTGTGGACAAGACTCTGTTCATCGGAGAAAATGGAGATGAGATGCTGATCATTCAAGTTTACGTGGATGATATCATTTTCGGAGGAACGTCTAAGCAAATGGTTGATGACTTCGTGAAGACTATGTCAAAGGAATTTGAAATGAGTATGGTTGGTGAACTGAGCTATTTCCTCGAACTTCAGATTAAACAACTAACCGATGGAATCACAGTGTCACAGAGTACCTATGCCAAAAATCTCATCAAACGAGTTGGAATGCAGACAAGGAAGACTGCAAAAACGCATATGAGCACAACAACCAATCTTTCCAGAGATAGCGATGGGAAACCAGTTGATGAGAAACTCTACCGAGCCATGATTGGAAGTCTTCTTTACCTCACAATANNNNNNNNNNNNNNNNNNNNNNNNNNNNNNNNNNNNNNNNNNNNNNNNNNNNNNNNNNNNNNNNNNNNNNNNNNNNNNNNNNNNNNNNNNNNNNNNNNNNNNNNNNNNNNNNNNNNNNNNNNNNNNNNNNNNNNNNNNNNNNNNNNNNNNNNNNNNNNTGTGAATCTTGCAGGTTTTTGTGATGCTGATTGGGCAGGTTGCTTAGATGACAGATATAGCACATCGGGTGGTTGTTTTTTCCTAGGAAACAACATGGTCTCATGGCATAGCAAGAAACAAAACTTTGTTTCTCTATCCACAGCAGAAGCTGAGTACATTGCACTAGGTAGTTGTTACACTCAACTCCTTTGGATGCGACAAATGCTTGTTGACTACGGTATCATTTCTTCTCCCATGCTTGTTCATTGTGATAACATGAGTGCTATAAATCTCTCTAAAAATCCAGTTCAGCACTCACGTACAAAACACGTGGATATAAGACATCACTTTGTGAGAGAGTTAGTGGAAATGAGGATTGTGATTTTAGAGCATGTCCTAAAAGAGAAACAACTTGCTGATCTCTTTACCAAACAACTGGATTACAACACCTTTCTGGGTCTTAGAAAGGCGTTGGGAATCATGGAACTCTGATTAAGTCCTGAAAAAGGGGGAAGAGTCACTGTAGGTATGTTGGACTCTATGCTTCGATGCAACCCCCTCACTAACACCTTGAGTCAACAAGTTCTACTGTGTAAGTTCTGTCAC
Proteins encoded in this window:
- the LOC106341159 gene encoding extensin-1-like encodes the protein MPLCIYSEGDMEIYGSPDVVVRRCAPAKSPSLYRTLTPSPPPSPPLSPPPSPATISTPPFHEFPPGSVEYYTGRLMEFVPAQDLSPTRTLPAGLWNPQPGLYTPPVGLWTPPPYSSTSALDTSTSSSSSTTK